Proteins encoded by one window of Fischerella sp. PCC 9605:
- a CDS encoding NHLP bacteriocin system secretion protein produces MLNQKRNLFRKESLDRLSSPERLDQLMQVVSPRSWLPLVTLGSLVGVAVIWSIYGRIPITVEGRGVLIYPSKVVPLQSKSSGQLIALNVKVGDIVKKGQVLATIDQTELRKQLQQQQSKLTELESQDKAAGSLQGLRLEQDKRSMQQQRLYLQQRIRELQALTPLLKTKGSVSIRLQRQGLQQRLREAQALTSVYKQRMEIRRQLFKTEGAISGDDALEAEQQYLQNLEKISELQAKLKELDVKETEQEKDYRENLSSISELQAKLKELDSKQASVAQQDLENATTRKKEIQEVKREIAKLELELGNNSQIISQHSGRILEITVTPGQVVDRGTRLASIDAETPSSKLVSVTYFPVADGKKIQAGMTIQITPQTVKRERFGGIVGSVNSISRFPITKQAAASEVGNPEVVEGLVSEKQAGLMQVFSDLELDSQTFSGYKWSSSTGPHLKISPGTTTVVRVKVEERAPITFVLPILREFSGIY; encoded by the coding sequence ATGTTAAACCAAAAGCGCAACCTGTTCAGAAAAGAATCACTAGACCGCCTATCCTCTCCTGAAAGACTAGACCAGCTCATGCAGGTAGTCAGCCCCAGAAGCTGGCTACCTCTAGTCACCTTGGGTTCCTTGGTAGGAGTAGCTGTCATCTGGAGTATTTATGGACGCATCCCTATCACTGTTGAGGGTCGAGGGGTACTAATTTACCCAAGCAAAGTTGTACCGCTGCAATCGAAAAGTTCAGGGCAGTTAATAGCTCTCAATGTCAAAGTTGGAGATATCGTCAAAAAGGGGCAGGTGCTGGCGACGATTGACCAAACTGAACTCCGCAAGCAGCTACAGCAACAGCAATCTAAATTGACAGAACTAGAGTCACAAGATAAAGCCGCAGGTTCGCTGCAAGGATTGCGGCTGGAACAAGATAAACGGTCGATGCAGCAACAACGCTTATATCTTCAGCAACGCATCCGCGAATTGCAAGCCCTGACGCCTCTCCTTAAAACTAAAGGCAGTGTCTCTATTAGGTTGCAACGCCAAGGCTTGCAGCAACGTCTCCGAGAAGCCCAAGCATTGACTTCCGTTTACAAGCAGAGAATGGAAATCCGCAGACAGCTATTCAAGACAGAAGGAGCAATTTCAGGTGATGATGCTTTAGAGGCAGAACAGCAATATTTGCAAAATCTTGAAAAAATCTCTGAACTTCAAGCCAAGTTAAAAGAACTAGATGTTAAGGAGACTGAACAAGAGAAAGACTATCGCGAAAACCTCAGTTCAATCTCTGAACTGCAAGCTAAGTTGAAAGAACTGGATAGCAAACAAGCTTCTGTGGCTCAACAAGACCTGGAAAATGCAACTACCCGGAAAAAAGAGATTCAAGAAGTCAAGCGAGAGATTGCCAAATTAGAACTAGAACTAGGCAACAATAGCCAAATTATCAGTCAACACTCAGGACGCATTCTGGAAATAACCGTTACACCAGGACAGGTTGTCGATAGAGGAACCCGCCTAGCAAGCATAGATGCCGAGACACCATCTAGTAAGCTAGTTAGTGTAACCTATTTTCCGGTCGCCGATGGCAAGAAAATTCAGGCAGGTATGACAATCCAAATTACCCCTCAAACAGTTAAGCGGGAACGCTTTGGCGGTATTGTGGGTTCTGTAAACAGTATCTCTCGGTTTCCAATTACAAAACAAGCCGCTGCGTCTGAGGTAGGCAATCCAGAAGTGGTGGAAGGTTTGGTATCTGAAAAACAAGCTGGTTTAATGCAAGTATTCTCTGATTTGGAACTAGATTCTCAAACTTTTAGTGGCTACAAGTGGTCTTCTTCCACCGGGCCGCATCTCAAAATATCTCCTGGGACTACTACTGTTGTGCGAGTCAAGGTAGAAGAACGCGCTCCTATCACCTTTGTTTTACCTATCTTGAGGGAATTCAGTGGTATCTACTAA
- a CDS encoding cyclic nucleotide-binding domain-containing protein, translated as MTEVLLKELTNSDIEWMIATGRQREIPVGTVLIQEGKAADSLHILLDGTLTVNVSQSDNNFLARAFAVIEGSESSSREIARLSSGEVVGEVPFVGICPIATTVKAVEKSLVMSISQQQLAVKLQHDVGFATRFYRAIAIMLSDRLQSIINQFGRSNLAQGQPLKDVLCVLGELHGSDIDWMMACGTQQKIAANTVLIREGGPVDALYILLGGTMSLSISLDERNPLARAFAAIEDSEIISREIARLSKGEIVGETPFIDGRLPSATIKTVEDTLVLSISRQQLAAKLQQDVGFASRFYRVIATLLSNRLQGMYTRLGYSRRVYSQGQPLDENIEYEDELELNILDSMALAGKRFDWMQEHLKNVSV; from the coding sequence ATGACAGAAGTTTTGCTCAAAGAATTAACTAACAGTGATATAGAATGGATGATTGCGACAGGTCGCCAAAGAGAAATACCTGTTGGTACTGTACTCATCCAGGAAGGAAAAGCTGCCGATTCCCTACATATCCTACTAGATGGAACTTTAACAGTTAATGTATCCCAATCTGATAATAATTTTTTAGCTCGTGCTTTTGCAGTCATAGAGGGTAGTGAATCTTCAAGTCGGGAAATTGCTAGGTTATCAAGCGGCGAGGTAGTTGGAGAAGTTCCCTTTGTTGGTATCTGTCCGATCGCCACTACAGTTAAGGCTGTAGAAAAGTCGCTTGTGATGTCGATTTCCCAACAACAATTAGCAGTTAAATTGCAGCATGATGTAGGTTTTGCGACGCGCTTTTATCGAGCGATCGCGATTATGCTCTCAGACAGATTGCAAAGCATCATCAATCAATTCGGTCGTAGTAACCTCGCACAAGGTCAACCACTAAAGGATGTGCTGTGTGTTTTAGGGGAATTGCACGGTAGTGACATCGATTGGATGATGGCGTGTGGAACTCAGCAAAAAATTGCTGCTAACACAGTACTTATCCGTGAAGGAGGCCCTGTAGATGCGCTGTATATTCTCTTAGGTGGAACAATGTCACTGTCTATTTCTCTTGATGAGCGCAATCCCTTGGCTCGTGCTTTTGCAGCGATCGAGGATAGCGAAATTATCAGTCGAGAGATAGCAAGATTATCGAAAGGCGAAATCGTAGGGGAAACACCCTTTATCGATGGTCGTCTACCCTCTGCAACTATCAAGACAGTTGAAGATACCCTTGTTTTATCAATTTCCCGGCAGCAACTAGCAGCAAAATTGCAGCAAGATGTAGGATTTGCATCTCGTTTTTATCGAGTGATTGCTACTTTGCTTTCCAATAGATTGCAGGGAATGTACACCCGATTGGGTTATAGTCGGCGAGTTTATAGCCAAGGTCAGCCACTAGATGAAAATATTGAATATGAAGATGAATTGGAGTTAAATATCTTAGATAGCATGGCACTGGCTGGAAAAAGATTTGATTGGATGCAGGAACATCTAAAAAATGTTTCAGTATAA